The genomic window GGTCCAGGAACGGCGCGGGGACGTCACCTTCGCCTCCTCCTCCCGGTTCTGGTCCAGGGCCTACTACGCGTGGCGGAAAAGCGGCGATCCCGATGAACGGGAGCGCCTCTTCGGGAACCTGGAGGCCTACCGGGACCTCAAGGGCTTCCAGGGCCTCATGGTCATCGACGACCAGCTCACCGTGCATTCCTTCCCGGCGGTGCGGGCCCCTTCACCGGACCTGATGGAGGCCGTGAAGGCCACATTGGCCGACCGGGCCAGCCGGGTGGTCGGCCCGTACCGGGACGCCGCCGGCGCCCTGCACCTGGACTTCCTGGCGCCCATGGCGCCCGCCGGGGACCGGCCGGGGCCGCTGCTGGTCCTCACGGTGGACCCCGTCGTCCAGCTCTTCCCGAGGCTCCATGCGTGGCCGGTGCCGACCACCACGGGCGAGGCGGTGCTGTTCCGGCGCAAGGGCGACCAGGTGGAGTATCTCAGCGGCTCCCCGCAGAACCCCGACCGCCAGATCCAGATGACCCGGCCGATGGCCGCCAGCGAGCTGGTCACCGCCCAGGTCCTCCGGGGCGCCGCGCCCCAGGGGGCCTTCGTCAAGGGCAAGGACTACAACGGGGAGCCGGTGGCGGGCGTGATCCACGCGGTGAAGGGAACGGACTGGTTCCTCGTCGCCAAGATCGACCAGTCCGAGCTCTATGCCGCGGCCCGCAATCAGGTGGCGGTCATCGGCCTCGCGGGGCTCCTGGCGATGTTCCTGGCGGTGCTGGTGGACCGCATGTTCCGCCAGCACCGGATCCTGGCGCAGGCCGAGCGGGACCGGAGCCTCCAGGCGGAGCGCCTCCGGGCCCTGCGGCTCCTGGACGGCATCGCCACCGCGTCCAGCGACGCCATCTACGCCAAGGACCGGGGGGGGCGCTACCTGCTCTTCAACCCCGAGGCCGAGCGGGCCTTCGGGATGAAGGCCGCCGACGTCCTGGGGAAGGAACCCTACCGGCCCGGGGCTTCGGACGAGGATTCCGCGATCCTGCAGCGGGGCAGCGCCCGCACCCTGGAGGAGGTGCTGGACACGCCCCAGGGGCCCCGGACCTTCCTGGTCACCAAGGGGCCGCTGCGGGACACGCAGGGCGGCATCATGGGCCACTACGGCATCGCCAAGGACATCACCGAGCGCAAGCTGGCCGAGCAGAGCCTGGCCGCCCAGAACCGCCTCCTGGAGCGGGTCGCCTCGGGCGAGCCCATCCAGGAGCTGCTGGACGCCATCACCGGCACCCTGGAGCAGCTGGCCCCGGGCGCCATGGCCTCGATCCTCCTCACGGGCGGCGCCGACGGCCGGCTCCGGTTCGGGTCCCACGCCGGCCTGCCGGAGGCCTTCTGCAAGGTCCTGGAGGGCGTTCCCGTGGCCGAGGGGCTCGGGCCGTGTCCCACGGCGGCCTTCCGCAGGGAACCCGTCATCGTGGAGGACATCCGGACCGATGACCGCTTCCAGGGACACTTCCGCTCCTGGATGGAGGAGGCGGGCCTGCGCTCCGTGTGGTCCACGCCCATCCTGGACTCCTCCGGCAACGTGCTGGGTTCCCTGGGGCTCTACCACCGCGAGCCCGGCGCGCCCGGGCCCTTCGATCAGAGCATCATGGCCATGGCCACCCACGTGGCCGCCATCGCGCTGGAGGGCCACCTCGAGGAGCGGGCCCTCCAGGAGAGCTGGCTCCGCTTCCGCCAGCTCTTCGAGGCCGCGCCCGTGCCCATGTGCATCCTGGGGGAGGGCGGCCTCATGGTGGCCCTCAACGGGCAGTTCAACCGGACCTTCGGGTACAGCCTGGACGAGATCGGATCCCTGTCCCGGTGGCTGGAGCGCGCCTACCCCGACCCGGTGCGCCGGGAGGAGGCCCGGGCCTGGTGGGAGATCCGGTCCGCCCCGGGCGGCGGGGCGCCGCCCGTGGAGACCACCCTGGCCTGCCTGGACGGGCAGGAGCGGACGGTGCTCCTTTCGGCCACCGCCATCGGCGGGGAGTTCCTCCTCACGCTGTCCGACATCACGGAGCGGGTGAAGGCGGAGCGGGACCGCCAGGCGCTTCAGGCCGAGATGCAGCATTCCCAAAAGATGGAATCCATCGGGCGCCTCGCCGGGGGTGTGGCCCACGACTTCAACAACATGCTCGGCGTGATCGTGGCGAACGCGGAGGTGGGCCTCCTGCACACGCCGCCCGGCAAGAGCCAGGACCGCTTCGAGGAGATCAAGAAGGCAGCCATGAGGTCGGCGGACCTCACCCGCCAGCTCCTGGCCTTCGCCCGCAAGCAGGCCGTGTCGCCGTCGGTCATCGACCTCAACGAGGCCATCCCCGGCATGCTCCAGATGCTCTCGCGCCTGATCGGGGAGAACATCACCCTGGACTACACCCAGCGCGACGGCCTCTGGGCGATCCGCATGGACCCCACCCAGGTGGACCAGATCCTTGCGAACCTGGCCGTGAACGCCCGGGACGCCATCGCGGGGGTGGGCTGCATGGCCATCCGCACGGAAAACCGCGTGCTGCGGGAGGGCGATCCAATGCCCGGCCACAACGCCCGCCCCGGCGAGTACGTGGTCCTGGAGGTGAGCGACACCGGCTGCGGCATGGACGCGGAGGTCCTGGGCCACATCTTCGAGCCCTTCTTCACCACCAAGGCCATCGGGAAGGGCACGGGCCTCGGACTGGCGACGGTGTACGGGATCGTGAAGCAGAACGACGGCTTCATCGAGGTGCGCAGCGCCCCCGGCCAGGGGACCACCTTCCGGGTGCACCTGCCGCGCCACGCGGGCGCCGCGGAGAAGGCCGCCGCCCCGGGGGCGGACCGCCTGTCCGCTGGCGGCCGCGAGTGCGTCCTGGTGGTGGAGGACGAGCCCATGCATCTGGATGTCACCGTCATGCTCCTGGGCAGCCTGGGGTACCGGACCCTGGCCGCGGCCTCGCCCAGCGAGGCCCTGGCCTTCCTTCGAAATCCCAGCCTCGACATCGGCCTCCTGCTCACCGACGTGATCATGCCGGAGATGAACGGCCGGGAGCTGGCGGAGCGCGCGCGGAGGCTGCGTCCGGAACTGAAGTGCCTGCTCATGTCCGGCTACACCGCCGACGTCATGGAGCACCACGGCGTGGTGGAAGGCGACCTGAAGGTCATGGGCAAGCCCTTCACCCTGGAGGTCCTGGCCGAGCGCGTGCGGACGGCCCTGGACGCCTAGGATTTCAGAGGGTACGGATCAGTTCCCTGAGTCCGTTCCACACGATCTGAACCCCGATGGCCAGCAGCACGAAGGCCGAGATCTGGCTCACCGTGGCCGCCCCGGTGGGTCCCATCTTCCGGATCACCGCGCCGGAGAAGCGGTAGAAGATGTAGACGGCCAGCGCGGCCAGGGCGATGCCGCCGGCCACGGCGGCGTAGCGGAGCAGCACCGGCGGGTCCAGGAGGTTGCCGGCGGGCACGAGGCTGAGGGTGACGGCCATGGTGCCCGGCCCGGCGGTGACCGGCAGGGTCAGGGGGAAGAAGGCCTTGTCCTTCATGCTGACCTGGATCTCGGCCTTCTCCGACTCCGTCATCCGGGGATCCCGGTTGAGCATGTGCCAGGCGGAGTGGAAGAGCAGCAGGCCCCCGGCCACGCTGATGACGGGGATGGAGATGCCCAGGAGCTTGAGCATCCAGCCCCCGATGAAGAGCAGGGAGGTGAGGAGGGCGAAGGTGTAGATGCCGATGAGGCGGGCCAGCCGGTTCCGCTCCGGTTCCTGCACGTGACCCGTGAGCTGCAGGAACACCGGCGCCATGGCCGGCGGGTTCAGGATGGGGAACAGGGCGAGGAAGGTGAAGAACGTGAGGTACAGCGTTCCAGGCATGGGTCGTCCGGTGCGCGGAACCCCCACCGGCGCGGCCGGGGGGGTCCGGAAGTTCAGGCGGGCGCTACTTGCCGCGGTTGGAGGAGCGGGTGTGGCCCTGGACGGTGCCCTTCTCGGCGGAACGGGCGTTGGGCTTGGTGCCCTTGGGGCCCATGCCGGTGGCCTTCTTCAGGGCCGGCACATGGGATTCGGTGTGGGTCTCGGCCTTTTTGGCGGGGAGCTTGCTCAGGAGGTCGGCGGTGATGGAAGGATCGGGTTTGGACACGGCGGAACCTCGCTTTTGAAGGATCGGGTTGGGGGGCTGGAGCCCGGATTCCAGTGTAACACCCCTGTCCCGCCCCTATTTCACGCCCAGGTGCAGGGCCACGATGCCGCCCGTGAGGTCGGTCCACCCCACCTCCCGGAACCCGGCCTCCGCGAGCTCCCGGGCCAGGCTGGGCTGGTCGGGGAAGGAGCGGATGCTCTCGGGCAGGTAGGTGTAGGCTCCGGGGTCTCCGCTGATCCAGCCTCCCACCTTCGGGAGGATCCTGCGGCTGTAGAGGTCGTAGAAGGCCCGAAGCCACGCGAAGCGGGGCCGGCTGAACTCCAGGATGGTGAGCCGGCCCCCGGGCCGCAGGACCCGCCGGAACTCCCCGTAGGCCAGGGCGCGGTCCTCGACGTTGCGGATGCCGTAGCAGATGGTGATGCCGTCGAAGGTCTCCGCCCGGAAGGGCAGGTGCTGGGCGTCGGCGCCCACGGAGGCCCAGATGAGGCGTTCCCGCCCCTTCCTGCGGAACTTGCCCGGGCCCAGGCGCAGCATCTCCTGGGTGAAATCCGTGGAGATCACCTCCGCTCCGCGCCGGGCCAGGGCCAGGGAGGAGTCCCCCGTGCCCGCGGCCACGTCCAGGTAGCGCCGGCCCGGGGCGGCCCCGGAGGCCCTGGCCATGCGGCGCCACCAGTAGAAATCCGTGCCGAGGGAGAGAACATGATTGAGCAGGTCATATTTGCCGGCTATGCCGGAGAACATGGCCTGGACTTTACTTCCCTCTGGCATGCGTGTCACCTCCATCACATGATCCACGGTCCGGGACCCTTGTGTCAGCCCATCCGGTTAAACTGTGAACTTCACAAGTCCGGGTTATGCCCATCCCCCCCTTGGAGGATTCATGGAAGTCAGTGCCAGCGAGAAGCTCTTCGGAGGCAGTTTCCTCCTTTCGGCCATCGGTTCCCAGCCCCAGTTCACCCCCGAGGAGCTGAGCGACGAGACCAAGGCCATCGGGGAAGCCGCCCGGGACTTCATGGAAGGGGAGGTCCTGCCCCAGGACGCGGCCCTGGACCAGGTGGACCTGGAGCTGAGCCGGGACCTGCTCCGCAAGGCCGGCGAGCTGGGCCTGCTGAGCCTGGAGATCCCCGAAGCCTACGACGGCATGGACCTGGACAAGAAGACCGGCCTGGTGCTCCTGGAGGAGGTCGGCAAGCAGGCTTCCTTCTCCGTGAGCTACGGCGCCCACACCGGCATCGGCACCCTGCCCATCGTCTACTTCGGGTCCCCTGAGCAGAAGGCCAAGTACCTCCCGCTCCTGGCCTCCGGCGAGAAGCTGGCCGCCTACGCCCTCACCGAGGCCGGCTCGGGCTCGGACGCCATGAACGCCAAGACCACCGCCGTCCTGGACGGCGACCACTGGGTGCTCAACGGCGGCAAGATGTGGATCACCAACGCCGGTTTCGCCGACGTCTTCGTGGTCTTCGCCAAGGTCGACGGCCGCAAGTTCAGCGCGTTCATCGTCGAGAAGGAGGACCCCGGGTTCTCCACCGGCCTCGAGGAGCACAAGCTGGGCATCAAGGGCTCCTCCACCCGCGCCCTCATCATGGAGAACTGCCGCATCCCCAAGGACCGCCTCCTGGGCGAGGTGGGACGCGGGCACCGCATCGCCTTCGGCATCCTGAACATCGGCCGCTTCAAGCTGGGCGCCGGCTGCACCGGCACCGCCAAGGTGGTCCTCGAATACACGATCAAGTACACCGGCGAGCGCCAGCAGTTCGGCAAGCCCCTGCACGCCTTCGGCCTCATCCAGTCCAAGCTGGCCGACATCGGCACCCGCATCTTCGTGGGCGAGGCCATGAATTTCCGCACCATCGGCTACGTCGACGAGCGCATGCACGCCATCAGCTGGGACCAGGAGGGCGCCGCCAAGGCCAAGCTCGACATCATGGACGAGTACGCCATGGAGGCCTCCATCGCCAAGGTGTGGGGCTCGGAAGCCCTCTTCCTGTCCGCGGACGACGCGGTGCAGGCCTTCGGCGGCTACGGCTTCTCCAGCGAGTACCCCCCCGAGAAGATCTACCGCGACAACCGCATCAACCGCATCTTCGAGGGCACCAACGAGATCAACCGGCTCATCATCGCCGGCGCCCTGTTCAAGCGCGCCAGCAACGGCTCCCTGCCCCTGGACCGCTCCACCGCCAACGTCCCCGAGGCCCCCGAGGGTCCCATGGGCCGTTCCATGCACGCCGTGGAGCTGGCCAAGCGCCTCTGCATCTACGCCTCGGCCGCGGCCCTGGACGTGTGCGGCCAGAAGCTCATCGAGAACCAGGAGGCCGCCGCCCGCGTCGCCGACATGCTCACCGAGATCTACGCCATGGAGAGCGCCGTGGTGCGCGCCGCGAAGATGACCGAGGGCGGCCACCGCTGGGCCGGGCTGGCCCGGCAGTTCGCCGACGTCTACGTGAACGAGGCCTGGCACAAGGTGCAGGTCAACGCCCGCATGCTGCTGGCCGAGGTGCTCGAAGGCGGGGACCTGGACAAGGGCCTGGGCGACCTGGAGGCCTTCGCCGGCTTCGTTCCCGCCTCCAGCTCGAAGCTGCGCGCCGCCATCGCCGCCCAGCTCATCGAGAAGGGGTCCTACCCCATCGTCCAGTACTGACAGGGCGCCGTTTCCGCGAAGAACGCCAGGGCATCGTACCGGTCCACCACGGGATCCATCACCATGGATTCCGCAGGGTGGGCCGGATCGTATTCCAGGTTGACGAACCAGGTTCCCTGCGGTTCGCTCAGCCAGCGCCGGACCGGTCCCGCCGAAGGGACCTTCCGGAGGTCCAGGAAGAACCTGGGCTCCCCGGTCGAGGCCAGGGCGGCATCCAGCGTCCCCCGAGCCATCGGTTCCACGGTGCGGGGCACCGGTTCGAGAATTCCTCCCAACGTCCTGAAGGCCAGGAACCCCCCCCGGCCGAAGGCGGTTCCCAGCGCCACGTAGCCCGGGCCGAGGCCCTGGCTGAGCCGCCAGCCCAGGGTCGGGAATCCGCAGGGGCCCTGGGCAGCCTTGGTGATGTGCCCGTTGTGGGCCCACAGGAGGACACGGGCGCCGACCCCCTCCTGGCGGAGGACCCAGTACACGTTTTCAGCCATGGCATTTTCCCTCGCCTCAAGCCCTCTCGGGACATCCCCGGCCACGGGGATGAACTGCCCCAGGACCACCAGGGCCTGGCGCTGGCGGGCGAAACCGGTCTCCCCCGCGGCCCGGATGAAGGCCTTCTTCCGGGCGTCCATCCGCGCCAGCAGCCCGTCCAGCGCCGCCCTCCAGGCGATCCGGTTCGGCGGTGCGGTCACCTTGGCGATGGGCTGTGCCAGCAAGAGTCCCTTCACGCGGCGTTCCAGCACCCTTGCGGATTCTGGATCCGTCCTCCGGAAGAAAGCCAGGGCATGGTGGAAGGGAGGGCCCGGATCCATCATGTCGATGCCATGGACCCTGATCCTCGAGCCGCGGTCCCGCTCCAGGTTGTGGGTCCTCAGGGCGACAAGCAGGTTCCGGAATTCCAGCACCCGGAAGGGGGGCGGGAGCGCGGGAAGGGGGTCCGGACCGTCGCCCTGGACATAGGCGTCCACCCCGAACGCCTCGACCAGGCCCATCTCCAATGCGAGGGCGCGCACCGATCCCGCTTGGGCCAGCGACATCAAGGTGAGGTGGACCAGCTGGGCGAATTCGCGGGTTCCGTGGGTGGCTTCGCCCATGCCGAAGACCTGGCCGGATCGGGCCAGGGCCAGCAGGGCAGGATCGAGGGCCTCGTCCCGTTCCGGATCCGCCAGGGAGACCGCCTCCCTTCTGATCCAGGTTCCCACGTCCGCCGGGGCCGGGCTGGGCTCCGGAAGCAGCTCCGGATTCCATTCAAGGGGGGATTTCCCGACCTCGAGCCACGCCGCTGGCGCCCGGCCTCTTTTCCCGACGGCCGAAAGGCCGTACCGCCCCTCGTCAAGGGCCACCTGGAAGGCCCCGGACCGGGTCCGTACCCACCGCACCTGATCGAACCGCAACACCGCCGTCCCATCCGATGGAACCAGAGCGATCACGCCCTCCACCCCAGGCCTTCCCTTCCCTCCGCCCAGGCGTCCCCGCAGGACGGTTCCTCCCGACCTCAGGCGCAGTGGAAAGGGCAGGACAAAGGTTTCCCCCGGGGTCAGCGTGACCCGGCCGACGTTGGCCCCCGCCAGGGTTGGGTGACTAGCGGAAATGCCGTAGGCCCCGGCGGGGCGATGAATCCGGAAGGCGCCCATGCTGTCCGTGCGGACCCAGGCGATGGACGCAGCTTCGACCGGGCTGCGCATGTCGGCGGGGAAAACCGCCACCTCCACGCCCTTCAAGAATGCGCCATCCGGCCCCTGCACCCGGCCCTCCAGCGTTCCCTTTACGGTGCCGCAGTGGAGGACCAGGGCCAAGGTGCAAAGGAGGATCAGCCGGAATCCTGCCGGGGCAGGTTCCCTGAGGTCCTGTGACCGGTCAGGGGCGTCGCAGCTGTGGCTGACCATAACCCGTGGCAAGGCGATGCTTCAGTAATTCAACGTTCCAATTCGGGTCAGGGGGGGCAAGGATCGCTGGGTTGGCTCTGGTCAGCGTCTCGAACCGCTCCCTGGCCTCAGCCTGTCGAGCCGCCAGGTATAGGTCATGGGGATCAGGTCCCGGATTGAGCGGGGTCCCCTTGATGACCAATCTGACGGTTCTGAACATCCCTCCATGGATGGTCGATAGGGCATGCTCATCCACCCTCTGAATTGAATCAGGTAGGTTTTTCATGTAGGTCTCCTCCTGCTAGGAGCCGGTGCTACCGGACGGTCTGAAATTCCAGGCCCGGACCCTCCAGGCCCACCTTTGATGTGTCCCATTTCCGATCAAGGTGCCAGGGCCGTACCGAAGGGGGCCGTGCGAACGTTGCTGCCGCGGGTCCTCCCTCCTGGCCGTTGCGTTCCACCCGGCCGGAGGCGCATAGTGGTTCCGGCCGTGGAGGTTCCCATGCTGTCCCACACCCTGCTGCTGGCCGTCCTCGTCGCCCCCGCCCAGAGCGTCCATCCCCCCTGGGCCCCGGGCGTGGCCTACAACGTCCGGGATCTGGTGAGCTACCTGGGGGTGGAGTACGTGTGCTGGCAGGCGCACACTTCCCGCGCGGGGCTGGAGCCCCCGGCGGCGCCCTCCCTGTGGCGGGTGTTCTCCGGGCGGGAGACGGCCGTCCCTGCGGTGCCCCTGGGGCTGGCGGCCGTGGCGGTGGGACCCGCCCGGATCGTCGTCACCTGGAGCCTGGTCCCGGGCGCCACCGGCTACGACCTCCTGGTGGATGGAACCGTGGTGGGCGGGGCGGCGAGCCCCTACCAGCACAAGGGGCTGACCCCCGGCTCGGCCCACGCCTACCGGGTGCGGGCGGTGAACGAGGGCGTCAGCAGTGCCTGGAGCGAGGCCGTCACCTGCTCGACGGAGCGGGCTACCTCCGGAAAGTGAAGAACACCGCCCCCACCAGGCACAGCGCGGCCCAGACGTGGTTGAGGGTGAGCCGCTCGCGCATGTAGAACACCGCGAACACCGCGAAGACGCAGAGGGTGACCACCTCCTGGATCACCTTCAGCTGGGGCAGGGAGTAGCGCCCGTAGCCGATGCGGTTGGCCGGGACCATGAGCGAGTACTCGAAGAAGGCGATGCCCCAGCTGGTGAGGATGGCCACCAGGAGCGGGGCGTCCCGCTGGGACTTCAGGTGCCCGTACCAGGCGAAGGTCATGAAGACGTTGGAGACCACCAGCAGCGTGATGGGGAGCCAGGTGCGGACGGTCATGGAGCTCCTCTGCGGAAGGCCTGGGGACCCCGGGCCAGGAACGGGGCCAGGGCCTCCTCGAGACGGGCGCAGGCCTCCTGCCATTCCGGCCCGGCGGAATCCGGAAGGTCCTCCAGGTACGCGG from Geothrix sp. 21YS21S-2 includes these protein-coding regions:
- the ubiE gene encoding bifunctional demethylmenaquinone methyltransferase/2-methoxy-6-polyprenyl-1,4-benzoquinol methylase UbiE, yielding MPEGSKVQAMFSGIAGKYDLLNHVLSLGTDFYWWRRMARASGAAPGRRYLDVAAGTGDSSLALARRGAEVISTDFTQEMLRLGPGKFRRKGRERLIWASVGADAQHLPFRAETFDGITICYGIRNVEDRALAYGEFRRVLRPGGRLTILEFSRPRFAWLRAFYDLYSRRILPKVGGWISGDPGAYTYLPESIRSFPDQPSLARELAEAGFREVGWTDLTGGIVALHLGVK
- a CDS encoding DMT family protein; the protein is MTVRTWLPITLLVVSNVFMTFAWYGHLKSQRDAPLLVAILTSWGIAFFEYSLMVPANRIGYGRYSLPQLKVIQEVVTLCVFAVFAVFYMRERLTLNHVWAALCLVGAVFFTFRR
- a CDS encoding acyl-CoA dehydrogenase family protein — translated: MEVSASEKLFGGSFLLSAIGSQPQFTPEELSDETKAIGEAARDFMEGEVLPQDAALDQVDLELSRDLLRKAGELGLLSLEIPEAYDGMDLDKKTGLVLLEEVGKQASFSVSYGAHTGIGTLPIVYFGSPEQKAKYLPLLASGEKLAAYALTEAGSGSDAMNAKTTAVLDGDHWVLNGGKMWITNAGFADVFVVFAKVDGRKFSAFIVEKEDPGFSTGLEEHKLGIKGSSTRALIMENCRIPKDRLLGEVGRGHRIAFGILNIGRFKLGAGCTGTAKVVLEYTIKYTGERQQFGKPLHAFGLIQSKLADIGTRIFVGEAMNFRTIGYVDERMHAISWDQEGAAKAKLDIMDEYAMEASIAKVWGSEALFLSADDAVQAFGGYGFSSEYPPEKIYRDNRINRIFEGTNEINRLIIAGALFKRASNGSLPLDRSTANVPEAPEGPMGRSMHAVELAKRLCIYASAAALDVCGQKLIENQEAAARVADMLTEIYAMESAVVRAAKMTEGGHRWAGLARQFADVYVNEAWHKVQVNARMLLAEVLEGGDLDKGLGDLEAFAGFVPASSSKLRAAIAAQLIEKGSYPIVQY
- a CDS encoding PAS domain S-box protein, giving the protein MNPESSPSRGSTAILRVVLYYAGFSALWILLSDRLVMLVARGADQIAMLSTLKGWFYVGVTSLLLYRAMKRHLIPALTGERRARARLIVPPVAILGVVILALVWGGIHQAYRQLEATEAARLQAIADNKALQVSEWVQERRGDVTFASSSRFWSRAYYAWRKSGDPDERERLFGNLEAYRDLKGFQGLMVIDDQLTVHSFPAVRAPSPDLMEAVKATLADRASRVVGPYRDAAGALHLDFLAPMAPAGDRPGPLLVLTVDPVVQLFPRLHAWPVPTTTGEAVLFRRKGDQVEYLSGSPQNPDRQIQMTRPMAASELVTAQVLRGAAPQGAFVKGKDYNGEPVAGVIHAVKGTDWFLVAKIDQSELYAAARNQVAVIGLAGLLAMFLAVLVDRMFRQHRILAQAERDRSLQAERLRALRLLDGIATASSDAIYAKDRGGRYLLFNPEAERAFGMKAADVLGKEPYRPGASDEDSAILQRGSARTLEEVLDTPQGPRTFLVTKGPLRDTQGGIMGHYGIAKDITERKLAEQSLAAQNRLLERVASGEPIQELLDAITGTLEQLAPGAMASILLTGGADGRLRFGSHAGLPEAFCKVLEGVPVAEGLGPCPTAAFRREPVIVEDIRTDDRFQGHFRSWMEEAGLRSVWSTPILDSSGNVLGSLGLYHREPGAPGPFDQSIMAMATHVAAIALEGHLEERALQESWLRFRQLFEAAPVPMCILGEGGLMVALNGQFNRTFGYSLDEIGSLSRWLERAYPDPVRREEARAWWEIRSAPGGGAPPVETTLACLDGQERTVLLSATAIGGEFLLTLSDITERVKAERDRQALQAEMQHSQKMESIGRLAGGVAHDFNNMLGVIVANAEVGLLHTPPGKSQDRFEEIKKAAMRSADLTRQLLAFARKQAVSPSVIDLNEAIPGMLQMLSRLIGENITLDYTQRDGLWAIRMDPTQVDQILANLAVNARDAIAGVGCMAIRTENRVLREGDPMPGHNARPGEYVVLEVSDTGCGMDAEVLGHIFEPFFTTKAIGKGTGLGLATVYGIVKQNDGFIEVRSAPGQGTTFRVHLPRHAGAAEKAAAPGADRLSAGGRECVLVVEDEPMHLDVTVMLLGSLGYRTLAAASPSEALAFLRNPSLDIGLLLTDVIMPEMNGRELAERARRLRPELKCLLMSGYTADVMEHHGVVEGDLKVMGKPFTLEVLAERVRTALDA
- a CDS encoding MarC family protein; this translates as MPGTLYLTFFTFLALFPILNPPAMAPVFLQLTGHVQEPERNRLARLIGIYTFALLTSLLFIGGWMLKLLGISIPVISVAGGLLLFHSAWHMLNRDPRMTESEKAEIQVSMKDKAFFPLTLPVTAGPGTMAVTLSLVPAGNLLDPPVLLRYAAVAGGIALAALAVYIFYRFSGAVIRKMGPTGAATVSQISAFVLLAIGVQIVWNGLRELIRTL
- a CDS encoding carbohydrate-binding protein — protein: MLSHTLLLAVLVAPAQSVHPPWAPGVAYNVRDLVSYLGVEYVCWQAHTSRAGLEPPAAPSLWRVFSGRETAVPAVPLGLAAVAVGPARIVVTWSLVPGATGYDLLVDGTVVGGAASPYQHKGLTPGSAHAYRVRAVNEGVSSAWSEAVTCSTERATSGK
- a CDS encoding erythromycin esterase family protein, with protein sequence MVSHSCDAPDRSQDLREPAPAGFRLILLCTLALVLHCGTVKGTLEGRVQGPDGAFLKGVEVAVFPADMRSPVEAASIAWVRTDSMGAFRIHRPAGAYGISASHPTLAGANVGRVTLTPGETFVLPFPLRLRSGGTVLRGRLGGGKGRPGVEGVIALVPSDGTAVLRFDQVRWVRTRSGAFQVALDEGRYGLSAVGKRGRAPAAWLEVGKSPLEWNPELLPEPSPAPADVGTWIRREAVSLADPERDEALDPALLALARSGQVFGMGEATHGTREFAQLVHLTLMSLAQAGSVRALALEMGLVEAFGVDAYVQGDGPDPLPALPPPFRVLEFRNLLVALRTHNLERDRGSRIRVHGIDMMDPGPPFHHALAFFRRTDPESARVLERRVKGLLLAQPIAKVTAPPNRIAWRAALDGLLARMDARKKAFIRAAGETGFARQRQALVVLGQFIPVAGDVPRGLEARENAMAENVYWVLRQEGVGARVLLWAHNGHITKAAQGPCGFPTLGWRLSQGLGPGYVALGTAFGRGGFLAFRTLGGILEPVPRTVEPMARGTLDAALASTGEPRFFLDLRKVPSAGPVRRWLSEPQGTWFVNLEYDPAHPAESMVMDPVVDRYDALAFFAETAPCQYWTMG